The Calditrichota bacterium genome includes a window with the following:
- a CDS encoding nickel-dependent hydrogenase large subunit — protein MARITIDPITRIEGHLRIDCEINNGKVTKAWSSGQMWRGIETILKGRDPRDAWLFTQRICGVCTTVHAIVSVRAVENALKMEIPLNAQYIRNIIMAAHALHDKLVHFYHLSALDWVDIVSALKGNPAKAAKLAQSLSPWFRNSKQEMKAVQQKLKGFVDSGQLGIFSSGYWGHPAMKLSPDVNLIAATHYMQAFEYQRKANQIVSILGSKTPHIQNLAVGGVANPINPDNQAALNMERLYNIKTVIDELGDFIKQVYVEDVCTVAAFYKDWLNYGKGIVNYLSVPEFPIDTKGTQFMHPGGYIPNANLGKFKAINSFDDQYFKDGVQESIKHSWYDGEWTRHPWQEETEPKYTNFNDNEKYSWVKSPTFFGEPAQVGPLANVLAMYKAGHEPTQRYTNYVLSKIGTIAGHKIPVSALHSTLGRHAARAVSCAVFYETLQENYKLLMANIAKGDFATFNKPEFPEGIQKGFGFHEAPRGTLSHWIIIENGKIKNYQCVVPSTWNSSPRNQNDEPGPYEASLVGNPVAQKEKPLEVLRTIHSFDPCLACAIHLHDNNGSDIVKVKAL, from the coding sequence ATGGCACGAATAACAATAGATCCCATAACCCGGATTGAAGGCCACTTGAGAATTGACTGCGAAATTAATAATGGTAAAGTCACCAAGGCCTGGTCATCCGGCCAGATGTGGCGAGGCATTGAAACTATTTTAAAGGGGCGTGATCCACGGGACGCCTGGCTTTTTACACAACGGATCTGTGGGGTTTGCACAACGGTGCATGCCATCGTTTCCGTCCGGGCAGTAGAAAATGCTCTTAAAATGGAAATACCTTTAAATGCCCAATATATCCGCAACATTATTATGGCGGCCCATGCCCTTCATGATAAGCTTGTACATTTTTACCACCTCTCTGCCTTGGATTGGGTGGACATTGTATCCGCATTAAAAGGTAATCCTGCGAAAGCGGCAAAACTGGCACAAAGCCTTTCGCCCTGGTTCCGCAACAGCAAACAGGAAATGAAAGCGGTTCAGCAAAAACTAAAAGGATTTGTTGATTCCGGCCAGCTGGGAATTTTTAGCAGTGGTTATTGGGGGCATCCGGCCATGAAACTTTCGCCCGATGTGAACCTGATCGCAGCGACACATTATATGCAGGCCTTTGAATATCAAAGAAAGGCAAACCAAATCGTCTCAATTTTGGGTAGCAAAACACCTCATATTCAAAATCTGGCAGTTGGGGGCGTTGCCAACCCAATCAATCCTGATAACCAGGCAGCCTTAAACATGGAACGGCTTTACAATATAAAAACCGTTATTGATGAACTTGGCGATTTTATCAAACAGGTTTATGTAGAAGATGTCTGCACAGTAGCGGCTTTTTACAAGGATTGGCTCAATTACGGGAAAGGAATCGTAAACTATCTCAGCGTTCCGGAATTTCCAATTGATACTAAAGGTACTCAGTTTATGCATCCCGGAGGTTACATCCCAAATGCCAATCTTGGAAAGTTTAAAGCAATCAACAGTTTTGATGATCAATATTTTAAGGATGGAGTCCAGGAGAGTATAAAACATTCCTGGTACGATGGTGAATGGACCAGGCACCCCTGGCAGGAAGAAACTGAACCGAAATACACAAATTTTAATGATAATGAAAAATACTCATGGGTAAAATCGCCTACATTTTTTGGCGAACCGGCTCAGGTTGGACCGTTGGCAAATGTTTTGGCTATGTATAAAGCAGGCCACGAACCAACGCAAAGATATACAAACTATGTACTTTCCAAGATTGGTACAATTGCGGGTCATAAAATTCCGGTTTCTGCATTGCATTCAACCTTGGGGCGGCATGCTGCACGCGCGGTAAGTTGTGCCGTTTTCTATGAAACACTGCAAGAAAATTATAAACTGCTGATGGCCAATATCGCAAAGGGTGATTTTGCTACTTTCAATAAACCCGAGTTCCCGGAAGGCATACAAAAAGGATTTGGTTTTCACGAAGCACCCCGTGGGACACTTTCGCATTGGATTATTATTGAGAATGGGAAAATCAAAAATTACCAGTGTGTAGTTCCTTCCACCTGGAACTCCAGCCCACGTAACCAAAATGATGAACCGGGCCCTTATGAAGCTTCACTTGTCGGCAATCCGGTAGCCCAGAAGGAGAAACCTTTGGAAGTTTTAAGGACAATTCACTCGTTTGATCCATGCCTGGCCTGTGCCATCCATCTGCATGATAATAATGGCAGCGATATTGTAAAAGTAAAAGCCCTTTAA
- the hybB gene encoding Ni/Fe-hydrogenase cytochrome b subunit — protein MNKPKELGGKIMTTPFKILMIFAGIAAVLMLKRFIFGLGSVTNLNDGYPWGLWITYDVVTGTAIACGGYSMAMLVYMLNGGKYHPLVRSALMAGMFGYTLAGVSIYLDVGRWWQLHNIFLPWYANTNSVMFEVAVCVASYVAVMWIEFSPAFLEKLNKTNALRKLKKVMFIFIALGILLPTMHQSSLGTMMIMAGSKLSPLWQTPWLPLLFLMSAISMGFAIVVFESLFVSTTMNRPFETPLLSKIGKIIAYLIVAYLAIRLTDLIWRGTLGSVLNCDLKSFMFLFENALYIYPVVILTSSKKRQSRQFLFLSASSMVFAGVIYRFNTYLIGFDPGGGYHYFPAVQEILITVGIISMEIILYLIFIKRLPVLPEVKTAT, from the coding sequence ATGAATAAGCCAAAAGAACTCGGCGGGAAAATTATGACTACACCCTTCAAAATTTTAATGATCTTCGCCGGTATTGCAGCTGTCCTCATGTTAAAAAGATTCATTTTTGGATTAGGATCTGTAACCAATCTTAATGACGGTTATCCCTGGGGATTATGGATCACTTACGATGTTGTAACCGGGACTGCAATTGCCTGCGGCGGCTACTCTATGGCTATGTTGGTGTACATGCTCAACGGCGGTAAATATCATCCTTTGGTCCGTTCTGCTTTGATGGCCGGGATGTTTGGTTATACTTTAGCCGGTGTTTCCATTTATTTGGATGTGGGAAGATGGTGGCAATTGCACAATATTTTTCTGCCATGGTATGCAAACACCAATTCTGTAATGTTCGAAGTAGCTGTTTGTGTGGCCTCTTATGTAGCGGTAATGTGGATTGAGTTTTCTCCTGCTTTTCTGGAAAAACTCAACAAGACCAATGCCTTGCGCAAACTAAAAAAAGTAATGTTTATTTTTATAGCCCTGGGAATTTTACTACCAACTATGCACCAATCATCACTGGGAACAATGATGATAATGGCGGGATCAAAGCTTTCACCCTTATGGCAAACTCCCTGGCTTCCACTGCTCTTTCTAATGTCGGCTATATCCATGGGTTTCGCGATTGTTGTTTTTGAATCATTATTTGTTTCAACAACAATGAACAGACCTTTTGAAACACCACTACTATCTAAAATTGGAAAAATTATCGCCTATCTGATTGTTGCGTACCTGGCAATCAGGCTAACCGATTTAATTTGGCGGGGCACTTTGGGCTCTGTTTTAAATTGTGATTTAAAAAGCTTTATGTTTCTTTTCGAAAATGCGCTTTATATCTATCCGGTTGTTATCCTCACTTCTAGCAAAAAAAGGCAGAGCAGGCAATTTCTTTTTCTATCGGCCTCTTCCATGGTATTTGCGGGGGTAATATATCGTTTTAATACATACTTGATTGGATTTGATCCAGGCGGTGGATATCACTATTTCCCGGCAGTACAAGAAATATTAATCACAGTAGGAATTATCTCAATGGAAATTATTTTGTACCTGATTTTTATAAAGCGGCTACCTGTTTTACCAGAAGTGAAAACTGCCACTTGA
- a CDS encoding HyaD/HybD family hydrogenase maturation endopeptidase, with protein MRSTRFSKVLISMNKTQSQTAIIGLGNILLRDEGIGIHVINNMNRKYTFSPHVNLIDGGTSSYDLLPYFEENKKIIIVDAIDFEKEPGYINSFENDEILMGLNKKLSLHHLGLTDLLTDLKIHGLLPQEIFLVGMQPAKIEMGLDLSKTALTKVNILIDTVIDKLKQWSIKPISLGKNKVHADGRTYL; from the coding sequence ATGCGCTCTACCCGCTTTTCCAAAGTTCTTATTTCTATGAATAAAACTCAATCGCAAACAGCCATAATTGGTCTTGGTAATATCCTGTTAAGGGATGAAGGTATAGGTATCCATGTTATTAACAATATGAACCGCAAATATACGTTTAGCCCACACGTAAACCTTATAGATGGTGGAACAAGCAGTTATGATCTACTTCCCTATTTTGAAGAAAACAAAAAAATAATAATTGTTGATGCAATAGATTTCGAAAAAGAACCGGGATATATCAACTCTTTTGAGAATGATGAAATACTGATGGGTTTAAATAAGAAATTATCATTACATCATCTTGGACTTACCGACCTTTTAACGGACCTGAAAATTCATGGCCTTTTACCTCAGGAAATTTTTCTTGTAGGAATGCAACCTGCCAAAATAGAAATGGGTTTAGATCTTTCAAAAACAGCCTTAACTAAGGTTAATATTTTGATAGACACCGTGATTGACAAATTGAAACAATGGAGTATTAAACCCATTTCTTTAGGAAAAAATAAAGTCCACGCGGATGGAAGAACTTATTTGTAA
- a CDS encoding T9SS type A sorting domain-containing protein: MSPLFSSRILNAKIFNLIFYCFAFIFFISTLNAQPYAQQTILNATDATAADRFGSSVSMDGFWALVGAPGEGGENEIHSHGSSYFYQYGINGWLEFQKITSSTDLPQYQYFGTSVALSKNTAIIGAPGIFGEVGNVSGKAFVFEFDGESWNEEQVFTADADSLLFGEAVDIDGDFMAVGAPATFTADSGSVYIYQNDGNNWVLRDRLRASDASAGDGFGIDVSISGNKIIVGSNNRGAYIFRYDGISDSWIEEQHIRYINENTFTLSGTSVAIHKSRILVGTFDNDGRDHVAVFSFSDSTWLQETELMGWGLDGFGHSLALNDNILVVGAYLGGHDFPQGVVIAYRYNDGFWDGVENWLNEGEADQYYGYSVDVHNSTIISGAPRKSSWTGAAYIHELTYRPYITNISNGTYSNRNKISWSLGDVPTPLGFKIYREQELIDSTSVSTMAYYDYDAIPGKLQHYGVSSIGSYWGESLPDYSLGWQQANGKLEGRVKTPYGAGVDSVEINIESSGSSIFSCLEFDGENDVVQVDHDNSLNIISDEFTIEAWIKNTNTPGSNWKRIITKRGDSHYWYSLCLLNDKLTLELGNTEVAYETFSINEKIQGDDKWHHIAAKRNSSNEISLFLDGREYYAGVFTYDFNNTEILEIGKWENEAYDGESFKGKIDEVRIWNVERTEEEILANMNRSLKGDETGLVAYWTFDDLPTRTPEGIVGEYSKNSGLHGKLFGAEYSPVSNSAFGTILTDENGNYDVANIYYGNSSLLDLTPNKLGHAFDPGIKTIEMNQTRYELESVDFIDTTSLTIAGTILMDGTRCTVPGVEIILDDAPTGIITDLAGKFSLSVDRPGYYNLKFDYSDSASAHAFNPNSLGLDLQDDKLGLTIIDTTKHKLSGMLRGACDGHIGRAEILVTTMGDAAGCFQDTIITDSNGNFSVILPAQIYMLDVINVYPDDPELPAQRVLQYFSADTINLKWHDQRHDFIYRETPRIVINNWPDFGEGDYNVPILEQDFTYDLEILIEDVWGDESCPVNQGSITIYDDLSGNSDPVTIDLVDGVATYQFIPGEPNIFATVGHPYQKLFEVVANIGEETTSLQQWALITGHHPRSQTFTATTPEMPFLILRDPPGDKSFSFLEKDETIAWSTVHSYQPSFAAGAWWDVRVGAIADVSVGIGVVSIGSSAGAYVIASGSVLVGTEHNIKTGKLHQMTFAEKFSTADNDNFIGESGDVFVGASYVNLYALTDVIGYDWTSHEVVIDTTLAWEPKAIESTFTYTESHIRNTLLPQLRELKFVARSEESDSLVVKYENSINTWESILARNDSLKNISVFEKNISFSAGAPYSSTHTIENASYYSYDYSIFVEAELALGIGIVDRGVPAEGGVIIKAGFRYQRVDESTTTTKITTGYTLDDDDAGDFFSVNLKNDTQFGTPVFDVVGGTSSNPWEKGSQPRDGVDISMNKYEAYNIQPEDPAPFILYLGNKSESGEEREYHVSVIQSSNLDGAIIRIGGVVIEDHLSYTIPAGEQLTATLSVDRGPIAYDYENLKVKMYAPGDEQAIADTVTFSVHYISPCSDVNLLIPENNWVLNSSDNDTLQFVINEYDTDNQHLKSVKFQYRRRGEGWNTPFIYAKDNIASEFIMKDWNISFLMDGEYELRAVSDCGQQGVKYSAIAEGVIDRSALIVFGTPEPSDGVLNLGEDITFAFSGEIDPAFLNENSASLFVTEDSTEIEIVTAVFENTLIITPQEDLALFEDKLLTATVSGIRDKNGNRLRKKVSHIFRVNQSPVYWSVPNVVYTIYQDADESFTRTLKNAGGLDESFTIMSHPQWLTPSIMNGSIPPSGEQEITFNVNSQLNVASYRDTVVVVTSSGEERLLVTLNVLHEAPLWQVNPAIYSFSMNLTAQVVFDDTLSRDVFDKVGVYNGDELRGVAQIEHVAAIDKYVAFITVYSNQASGEILTFRLWDASKGREYAFFGSDYTFTSNSTLGTVSAPLIIEPDAHVQVIDLNAGWTWFGLNVYAGSVPLDFALSSLNPSEGDLIKSQNRFSQYSKELGWRGGLRSLEIGSCYQIYLKGGGSFQYTGAPIDPVQATMNIEKGWNWIAHMNPKILDLNETLNLFPAAAGDRIKSQTEFADFIAATQTWEGSLKKMVPGQGYLFKSNTETQFQYPVLGKVSFSYPAIPEWEIDINAYEYNMSMTSVIEFDDKEMQDSTLILAAFSDYECRGLTQIQYIPEMDKYIGFLPVYSNKVTGDSINFEVFEPSSGKRRPVTEKTMFTTDNLVGNLDEPFVLSAEPIGDELVPYKFYLRQNYPNPFNPETIIEYGLSQDSDVEITVYNTLGQKVATLVNEFQQAHHYKITFNASDYFLATGVYLYQIKSGNFVKRRKLLFIK, translated from the coding sequence ATGAGTCCCCTCTTTTCAAGTAGAATTTTAAATGCAAAAATTTTCAACTTAATATTCTATTGTTTTGCTTTTATATTTTTTATAAGCACGCTAAATGCACAACCTTATGCACAGCAAACCATTTTAAATGCAACAGATGCTACTGCTGCTGACAGATTTGGTTCATCTGTTTCAATGGATGGCTTTTGGGCACTCGTTGGTGCTCCTGGTGAGGGCGGAGAAAATGAAATACACAGCCATGGTTCCTCTTATTTTTATCAATACGGAATAAATGGCTGGCTTGAGTTTCAAAAAATCACAAGTAGTACTGATTTGCCACAATACCAATACTTTGGAACTTCTGTTGCGCTAAGCAAAAACACTGCTATAATTGGTGCGCCAGGCATTTTTGGCGAAGTTGGTAATGTATCCGGAAAAGCATTTGTTTTTGAGTTTGACGGTGAGAGCTGGAACGAGGAACAAGTTTTTACAGCAGATGCGGACTCACTCTTGTTTGGAGAAGCTGTGGATATTGATGGTGACTTTATGGCTGTTGGTGCACCCGCCACATTCACAGCAGACTCCGGATCTGTATACATTTATCAAAATGATGGAAACAATTGGGTATTGCGGGACAGGCTAAGGGCCAGCGATGCATCAGCAGGAGATGGATTTGGTATTGATGTCAGCATTAGTGGCAACAAAATAATCGTTGGTTCAAATAATCGTGGAGCATACATTTTTAGGTATGATGGTATATCTGATTCATGGATTGAAGAACAGCACATCAGGTATATAAATGAAAATACATTTACGCTTAGCGGCACATCCGTTGCGATACACAAAAGCAGGATTTTAGTAGGTACTTTTGATAATGATGGCCGGGACCACGTGGCTGTATTTAGTTTTAGTGATAGCACATGGTTACAGGAAACAGAACTTATGGGCTGGGGCCTTGACGGTTTTGGACATTCTTTGGCATTAAATGACAATATTCTGGTTGTCGGGGCATATCTTGGTGGGCATGACTTCCCTCAGGGAGTTGTAATTGCATATCGTTATAATGATGGTTTTTGGGACGGTGTAGAAAACTGGTTAAATGAAGGCGAAGCTGACCAATATTATGGTTATTCAGTTGATGTACATAATTCAACAATTATAAGTGGTGCGCCACGTAAAAGTAGCTGGACCGGAGCCGCTTACATTCATGAACTGACATACAGGCCTTATATCACCAACATTTCAAATGGTACATATAGCAACAGAAATAAAATATCCTGGAGTCTTGGGGATGTACCTACTCCTTTAGGCTTTAAAATATATCGCGAACAGGAATTGATTGACTCTACTTCTGTTTCAACAATGGCTTATTATGATTATGATGCGATTCCCGGGAAATTACAACATTATGGAGTTTCTTCCATCGGTAGCTATTGGGGCGAATCATTGCCAGATTATTCACTGGGTTGGCAACAGGCAAATGGCAAACTGGAAGGCCGGGTTAAAACACCTTATGGAGCCGGTGTTGACAGTGTGGAAATAAATATTGAGTCATCCGGCAGTTCCATTTTTAGTTGTCTGGAGTTTGATGGTGAAAACGATGTAGTTCAAGTTGATCATGATAATTCACTAAATATTATCTCTGACGAATTTACCATTGAGGCCTGGATTAAAAATACAAATACTCCCGGATCAAATTGGAAAAGAATTATCACAAAAAGAGGTGATTCACACTATTGGTATTCTCTCTGCCTACTAAATGATAAGCTTACGCTGGAACTAGGCAATACCGAAGTTGCCTACGAAACATTCAGTATAAATGAAAAAATTCAAGGTGATGATAAATGGCATCATATTGCAGCCAAGCGTAATTCTTCCAATGAAATATCTCTGTTTCTCGATGGGCGTGAATATTATGCCGGTGTTTTTACTTATGATTTTAACAATACAGAAATCCTCGAGATTGGTAAATGGGAAAACGAGGCTTATGATGGGGAATCTTTTAAAGGGAAAATTGATGAAGTTCGCATTTGGAATGTAGAGCGCACTGAAGAAGAAATTTTGGCCAATATGAACCGGTCTTTGAAAGGTGATGAAACCGGTTTAGTGGCCTATTGGACTTTTGATGATTTGCCCACTCGAACCCCTGAGGGTATTGTTGGCGAATATTCCAAGAACTCCGGTCTTCATGGCAAGTTATTTGGTGCAGAATACAGCCCTGTATCCAATTCTGCTTTTGGGACTATTTTAACTGATGAGAATGGAAATTACGATGTAGCTAACATCTATTACGGCAACTCTTCTTTGTTAGACCTTACACCGAATAAATTGGGCCATGCCTTTGATCCAGGTATCAAGACGATTGAAATGAACCAGACCCGCTATGAGCTTGAATCCGTCGATTTTATTGATACCACATCTCTTACAATCGCCGGAACAATTTTGATGGACGGAACCAGGTGTACCGTTCCTGGAGTAGAAATAATTTTAGACGATGCACCTACCGGAATTATTACAGATTTAGCCGGCAAGTTTAGCCTGTCAGTAGACAGGCCCGGGTATTATAATCTTAAATTTGATTATTCAGACTCAGCTTCTGCACACGCCTTTAATCCAAACAGCCTTGGTTTAGATTTGCAGGATGACAAACTGGGCCTGACAATAATCGATACAACAAAACATAAACTAAGCGGAATGCTACGCGGTGCTTGCGATGGTCATATCGGCAGAGCAGAGATTTTGGTTACAACAATGGGCGATGCTGCCGGATGTTTTCAAGACACTATTATAACAGATTCAAACGGTAATTTTAGTGTTATACTGCCTGCACAGATTTATATGTTGGATGTAATTAACGTCTATCCGGATGACCCGGAATTGCCTGCCCAGAGAGTTTTGCAATATTTTAGTGCAGATACCATAAATTTGAAATGGCATGATCAACGACATGATTTTATTTACAGGGAAACGCCGCGAATTGTTATAAACAACTGGCCGGATTTTGGTGAAGGTGATTATAATGTCCCCATTCTTGAGCAAGATTTTACTTATGATCTGGAAATATTAATAGAAGATGTTTGGGGTGATGAATCCTGCCCGGTTAACCAGGGCAGCATCACAATTTATGATGATCTTTCCGGCAATTCAGATCCTGTTACAATAGATTTGGTTGATGGAGTGGCCACTTACCAATTTATTCCGGGCGAACCAAATATCTTTGCAACGGTTGGTCATCCATATCAAAAATTATTTGAAGTAGTGGCAAATATTGGTGAAGAAACTACAAGCTTACAGCAATGGGCACTAATTACCGGACATCATCCACGCTCACAAACATTCACAGCTACAACACCGGAAATGCCCTTTCTTATTTTGCGTGATCCTCCAGGTGACAAAAGTTTTTCATTTTTAGAAAAGGATGAAACCATTGCCTGGTCCACCGTTCATTCGTATCAACCATCTTTTGCTGCCGGTGCCTGGTGGGATGTAAGGGTTGGGGCTATTGCAGATGTTTCGGTTGGAATAGGCGTTGTAAGTATTGGCTCATCGGCCGGGGCGTATGTTATTGCCAGCGGTTCTGTACTTGTTGGTACGGAACATAATATTAAAACCGGAAAACTACACCAAATGACTTTTGCCGAAAAATTTAGTACTGCCGATAATGATAATTTCATAGGAGAAAGCGGGGATGTGTTTGTGGGTGCTTCGTACGTAAACCTATATGCCCTAACAGATGTTATTGGATACGACTGGACTTCTCATGAGGTAGTTATAGACACAACACTTGCCTGGGAACCAAAGGCTATAGAATCAACTTTTACATATACAGAATCACATATTAGAAATACTCTGCTGCCGCAGTTACGTGAATTGAAATTTGTTGCCAGATCAGAAGAATCAGACAGCCTTGTTGTAAAATATGAAAACTCCATAAATACCTGGGAAAGTATTCTTGCCCGCAATGATAGTCTGAAAAATATTTCCGTATTTGAAAAAAATATTTCTTTTAGCGCAGGAGCACCATACAGCTCCACGCATACTATCGAAAATGCCAGCTATTATTCTTATGATTATTCAATATTTGTTGAAGCAGAATTGGCCCTTGGAATAGGCATTGTAGATAGAGGTGTGCCAGCTGAAGGAGGCGTAATTATTAAGGCAGGATTCCGCTATCAAAGAGTAGATGAAAGCACGACCACAACAAAAATCACGACAGGTTATACACTTGATGATGATGATGCCGGAGACTTCTTTAGTGTTAATTTAAAAAATGATACCCAATTTGGTACGCCGGTATTCGATGTTGTTGGCGGTACAAGCAGTAATCCATGGGAAAAAGGAAGTCAGCCGAGAGATGGTGTTGATATCAGCATGAACAAATATGAAGCTTACAATATTCAACCCGAAGATCCGGCACCTTTTATTTTATATTTAGGGAATAAAAGTGAAAGCGGCGAAGAAAGAGAATATCATGTTTCGGTTATCCAGTCCAGCAACCTGGATGGAGCCATTATCCGGATTGGAGGTGTAGTCATAGAAGATCACCTTTCTTACACCATTCCTGCCGGAGAACAATTAACCGCAACTCTCTCTGTAGACCGCGGACCAATCGCATACGATTATGAGAACCTTAAAGTTAAAATGTATGCACCGGGTGATGAGCAGGCAATTGCCGATACAGTTACGTTTTCTGTCCACTATATTAGCCCTTGTAGTGATGTAAATCTTTTAATCCCCGAAAACAACTGGGTACTCAACTCCTCCGATAATGATACGTTGCAATTTGTAATTAATGAATACGATACTGACAACCAGCATTTAAAAAGTGTTAAGTTTCAATACCGCCGGCGTGGTGAGGGATGGAATACGCCGTTTATATATGCCAAAGACAATATTGCTTCTGAGTTTATAATGAAAGATTGGAACATAAGCTTTTTAATGGATGGTGAATATGAACTGCGTGCTGTTAGCGATTGTGGCCAGCAGGGTGTAAAATATTCTGCTATTGCCGAGGGAGTTATCGACCGTAGCGCATTAATTGTTTTTGGAACACCGGAACCATCCGATGGTGTTTTAAATCTTGGAGAGGATATTACTTTTGCTTTTTCCGGGGAAATTGATCCTGCCTTTTTAAATGAGAATAGCGCTTCACTTTTTGTAACTGAAGACAGTACAGAAATTGAAATTGTTACAGCCGTTTTCGAAAACACATTGATCATTACGCCACAAGAAGACCTTGCACTATTTGAAGACAAGTTACTAACTGCAACTGTTTCCGGTATCCGAGATAAAAATGGGAACAGGTTGCGCAAAAAAGTAAGCCATATATTTAGAGTAAATCAAAGTCCTGTCTATTGGTCCGTACCAAACGTGGTTTATACAATTTACCAGGATGCTGATGAAAGTTTTACACGCACGCTTAAGAACGCCGGCGGGTTGGATGAAAGTTTTACAATAATGTCTCATCCACAATGGCTTACACCAAGTATTATGAATGGCTCTATCCCGCCATCAGGTGAACAGGAAATAACCTTTAATGTAAACTCACAATTAAACGTAGCATCTTATCGTGATACAGTTGTCGTTGTCACATCATCAGGCGAAGAGCGGCTTTTGGTAACATTAAATGTTCTTCACGAAGCTCCATTGTGGCAAGTCAATCCTGCCATATATTCTTTTAGCATGAATCTTACCGCACAGGTTGTTTTTGATGATACGCTTTCCCGGGACGTTTTTGATAAAGTTGGGGTCTACAATGGAGATGAATTGCGCGGAGTAGCACAGATTGAACATGTAGCGGCCATCGATAAATATGTTGCCTTTATTACAGTTTACAGTAATCAGGCCTCTGGAGAAATACTTACGTTCCGCTTGTGGGATGCCTCAAAAGGAAGGGAATATGCTTTTTTTGGAAGTGATTATACATTTACCAGCAATAGCACTCTTGGAACTGTTTCTGCACCACTTATCATAGAACCCGATGCCCATGTGCAAGTTATAGATTTAAATGCAGGCTGGACCTGGTTTGGCTTAAATGTTTATGCAGGATCTGTGCCGTTGGATTTTGCTTTGAGCAGCCTTAATCCATCTGAAGGCGATCTAATTAAAAGTCAAAATCGTTTCAGCCAATACAGTAAAGAATTAGGATGGCGTGGCGGGCTTCGTTCGCTGGAAATTGGATCTTGCTATCAAATTTATCTAAAAGGTGGCGGCTCTTTTCAATATACAGGGGCGCCCATTGATCCGGTTCAGGCAACCATGAACATCGAAAAAGGCTGGAATTGGATTGCACATATGAATCCAAAAATTCTGGACTTAAATGAGACTTTGAATTTATTCCCGGCTGCTGCAGGTGATCGTATTAAAAGCCAAACGGAATTTGCGGATTTTATTGCGGCCACCCAAACCTGGGAAGGCAGCTTAAAGAAAATGGTTCCTGGCCAGGGCTACTTGTTTAAATCCAACACAGAAACACAATTTCAGTATCCTGTCCTTGGAAAAGTTTCCTTTTCATATCCCGCGATTCCGGAATGGGAAATTGATATCAATGCTTATGAGTACAATATGAGCATGACATCTGTAATTGAATTTGATGATAAAGAAATGCAAGACAGCACATTGATCCTTGCTGCTTTTTCAGATTATGAATGTCGGGGTTTAACACAAATCCAGTATATTCCGGAAATGGATAAATATATCGGATTCCTGCCAGTTTACTCGAATAAAGTAACAGGAGATTCAATTAATTTTGAAGTCTTTGAACCTTCATCAGGAAAAAGAAGACCGGTAACAGAAAAAACAATGTTCACAACCGATAACTTAGTCGGCAATCTGGATGAACCATTTGTTCTTTCAGCGGAACCTATCGGGGATGAGCTTGTGCCGTATAAGTTCT